In Carya illinoinensis cultivar Pawnee chromosome 9, C.illinoinensisPawnee_v1, whole genome shotgun sequence, the following are encoded in one genomic region:
- the LOC122277334 gene encoding probable aspartyl protease At4g16563 has product MAASSLLSLVFVFSLSFSASSSSSVAPNPETTILTIPLSPFSSKNASSDPIKTLNSLAYASLSRALHLKRLKSDTPLAKTHILPHSYGDYSISLSFGTPPQTIPFILDTGSSLVWFPCTSRYLCSNCDFPNLYPGKIPKFIPRLSSSSKILGCKNPKCTWIAGSDVQSRCQDCNPASQNCSQGCPPYMLQYGSGLTAGLLLSETLDFSKKTFPDFIVGCSIFSTRQPAGIAGFGRGPESLPSQLGVSKFSYCLLSRRFDDTRESSDLVLYSGSSSAKTPGLSYTPFRKNPVTNNTAYREYYYVTLRKVMVGDKTAKIPYKYLVPGADGHGGTIVDSGSTFTFMERPAFEAVAKEFEIQMANYSRAVDIEARSGLKPCFNIFNQKKVNIPELTFRFKGGAKLALPVVNYFAFAGNFSVVCLTIITDNSSGLGSTGGPAIIFGNFQQQNFYVEYDLENERLGFRPQNCKN; this is encoded by the coding sequence ATGGCAGCTTcgtctcttctctctctcgtcTTTGTCTTCTCTCTTTCATTCTCAGCTTCATCTTCATCCTCTGTAGCTCCCAATCCCGAAACCACCATCCTCACCATTCCTCTCTCACCCTTCTCCTCCAAAAATGCATCCTCAGATCCGATCAAGACCCTCAATTCCCTCGCCTATGCTTCTCTAAGCAGAGCTCTCCATCTCAAGCGCCTGAAATCCGATACTCCCCTTGCCAAAACCCACATATTACCTCACAGCTACGGAGACTACTCCATCTCCCTCAGCTTTGGCACACCTCCGCAAACCATACCTTTCATTTTGGACACTGGCAGTAGCCTCGTCTGGTTCCCCTGCACCTCCCGCTATCTCTGCTCCAATTGCGACTTCCCTAACCTATACCCAGGAAAAATCCCAAAATTCATTCCAAGACTATCATCTTCTTCGAAGATTCTGGGTTGCAAGAACCCCAAATGTACCTGGATTGCTGGCTCGGATGTCCAGTCTCGGTGCCAAGACTGCAATCCAGCTTCACAGAATTGCTCGCAGGGTTGCCCTCCGTACATGTTGCAATACGGTTCAGGGTTAACCGCCGGATTATTGCTCTCCGAGACCCTGGATTTCTCCAAGAAAACTTTCCCCGATTTTATTGTCGGGTGCTCCATTTTCTCGACCCGTCAACCTGCCGGCATTGCCGGGTTTGGTCGCGGTCCCGAATCTTTGCCTTCACAATTGGGTGTCAGCAAATTCTCCTACTGTCTACTGTCCCGCCGTTTCGACGATACCAGGGAGAGCAGTGACCTTGTTTTGTACAGTGGGTCCAGTTCCGCCAAGACCCCAGGCCTTAGCTACACGCCGTTCCGAAAAAATCCCGTTACCAATAACACTGCATACCGCGAATACTATTACGTAACCCTTCGTAAAGTCATGGTGGGAGATAAGACCGCAAAGATCCCGTATAAATATTTGGTGCCCGGGGCTGACGGTCACGGTGGGACCATAGTGGACTCTGGGTCGACCTTCACCTTCATGGAAAGGCCGGCCTTCGAAGCCGTGGCGAAAGAGTTTGAGATTCAGATGGCTAACTATTCTAGAGCTGTTGACATTGAAGCTAGGTCCGGTCTAAAGCCgtgtttcaatattttcaatcaGAAAAAGGTCAACATTCCGGAATTAACCTTCCGATTTAAAGGTGGTGCAAAGTTGGCCTTGCCCGTTGTGAATTATTTTGCGTTTGCCGGTAATTTTAGTGTCGTGTGCCTGACCATTATCACCGACAATTCTTCCGGTTTGGGCTCGACGGGTGGGCCGGCCATAATATTTGGTAATTTCCAGCAGCAGAATTTCTACGTGGAATACGACTTGGAAAACGAAAGGCTTGGCTTCCGGCCACAAAATTGCAAGAATTGA
- the LOC122277633 gene encoding protein SMAX1-LIKE 3-like → MRTGGYTLQQALTADAARVVNQAVTLARRRGHAQVTPLHVANTLLAASTGLFRTACLQSHSHPLQCKALELCFNVALNRLPASNASPMLGSHSQHPSISNALVAAFKRAQAHQRRGSIESQQQPLLAVKIELEQLIISILDDPSVSRVMREAGFSSTQVKSNVEQAVSLEICSQTPSLSSKSKNSNQLDLHQSQPIGQSGTKVDKPVASDPVRNDDVRSVIDNMMNKRRRSTVVVGECLANLENTVRGVMDKVEKGDVPEVLREVKFIPVTLSSFGDLSRVDVEQRLGELKSLVKSCLSKGVVLFVGDLNWATDYRATSREEGRGYYCPVEHMIMELGKLVCGNIGETGRFWLMGIATFQTYMRCKSSGHPSLEAVWDLHPLTIPAGSLRLSLITDSDLRSQSTSKKAEKENSWLLLEGDEEQQQLACCTDCSAKFDMEARSLQSSTCNSVSTTSSLPAWLQQYKNEKNGLGSNDQNCVPVRDLCKKWNSICSSIHNQTHSSAKTLTFSSLSPSSSTSGFSHDQTYPNYLHQIHHEWPAAEPKQSWRHHHFWVSENYNMSVDQPRLRMYIPEKKDTQQPSNQNSNPNSPSSSDLMETEYTHRFKELNVENLNILCSALEKRVPWQKDIIPDIANTILQCRSGLVRRKGEVRNNEAKEETWLFFQGVDVEAKEKIARELAKLVFGSQSSLISISLSTFSSTRADSTEDCKNKRSREEQSCSYIERFAEAVSTNPHRVFLVEDVEQADYRSQMGFKRAIERGRITTSDYEEVGLSDAIIILSCESFSSRSRACSPLTRQKSEGCEEKGTAAVVLEETSPCFSLDLNISIDDDNAVDQSIDDIGLLDTVDKLIIFKIQEL, encoded by the exons ATGAGAACAGGAGGATACACCCTGCAACAAGCTCTAACCGCAGACGCCGCGAGAGTGGTTAACCAAGCCGTAACCCTTGCTAGGCGTCGCGGCCATGCCCAAGTGACTCCCCTCCATGTGGCAAACACCTTGCTTGCAGCTTCCACTGGCCTATTTCGAACGGCTTGCCTTCAATCCCACTCTCACCCCCTCCAGTGCAAAGCCCTAGAGCTCTGCTTCAACGTTGCGCTTAACCGCCTCCCAGCCTCCAATGCTAGCCCCATGCTGGGCTCTCACTCCCAGCATCCTTCCATCTCCAACGCCTTAGTTGCCGCCTTTAAACGAGCTCAGGCTCACCAGCGACGTGGGTCCATTGAAAGCCAGCAGCAACCCCTCTTAGCAGTAAAAATAGAATTAGAGCAACTCATAATATCCATCTTAGATGATCCTAGTGTTAGTAGAGTCATGAGAGAGGCTGGTTTCTCTAGTACCCAGGTGAAAAGCAATGTAGAACAAGCTGTGTCGCTAGAAATATGTTCTCAGACTCCTTCCCTAAGTAGCAAGTCTAAGAATAGCAATCAATTAGACCTCCACCAGTCTCAACCTATTGGTCAAAGTGGAACAAAAGTAGACAAACCAGTGGCATCTGATCCAGTTAGGAATGACGACGTTAGAAGTGTCATAGACAACATGATGAACAAAAGAAGGAGAAGTACCGTGGTTGTAGGAGAGTGTCTTGCAAATCTTGAGAACACGGTTAGAGGAGTGATGGACAAGGTTGAGAAGGGAGACGTTCCTGAAGTCTTGAGAGAGGTAAAATTTATACCCGTTACTCTATCCTCTTTTGGCGATCTTTCTAGAGTTGATGTGGAACAGAGACTTGGAGAGCTCAAGAGTCTTGTGAAGAGCTGTTTGAGCAAAGGAGTTGTTTTGTTTGTGGGAGACCTTAATTGGGCTACTGATTATAGGGCAACTTCGAGAGAGGAAGGGAGGGGTTATTACTGTCCGGTGGAGCACATGATCATGGAGCTTGGAAAATTGGTTTGTGGGAATATTGGAGAGACTGGGAGGTTCTGGCTCATGGGAATTGCCACTTTCCAAACTTACATGAGATGTAAATCATCAGGTCATCCATCACTGGAGGCTGTTTGGGATCTTCATCCTCTTACAATCCCTGCAGGCAGCTTGCGCTTGAGTCTCATCACTGACAG TGACCTACGAAGTCAGTCCACGAGCaaaaaagctgaaaaagaaaatagctgGCTACTGCTTGAAGGTGACGAGGAGCAGCAGCAGCTTGCCTGCTGCACAGATTGCTCAGCAAAGTTTGACATGGAAGCTCGAAGCTTGCAAAGCAGTACTTGTAACAGCGTCTCCACTACTTCAAGCCTTCCTGCATGGCTCCAACAgtataaaaatgagaaaaatggaCTTGGCTCTAATGATCAG AACTGTGTCCCAGTCAGAGACCTTTGCAAAAAGTGGAACTCAATTTGCAGTTCAATCCACAATCAAACCCATTCTTCTGCGAAGACCCTCACATTCTCCTCTCTATCACCTTCTTCATCCACTTCAGGTTTTTCCCATGACCAGACGTACCCTAATTACTTGCACCAGATCCACCATGAGTGGCCGGCGGCTGAACCCAAGCAGTCTTGGAGGCATCATCATTTCTGGGTTTCTGAAAATTATAACATGAGCGTTGATCAACCAAGATTGAGAATGTACATCCCTGAGAAAAAGGATACTCAGCAACCATCCAATCAGAATTCAAACCCTAATTCGCCTTCTTCCAGTGATCTCATGGAGACGGAGTACACCCACAGGTTCAAGGAACTTAATGTAGAAAACCTAAACATCCTTTGCAGTGCATTGGAGAAAAGGGTTCCATGGCAGAAAGATATAATCCCCGATATTGCAAACACAATCTTACAGTGCAGGTCCGGCTTGGTAAGAAGAAAAGGGGAGGTGAGAAACAATGAGGCCAAAGAGGAAACGTGGTTGTTCTTTCAAGGTGTAGATGTGGAAGCAAAAGAAAAGATTGCTAGGGAATTGGCTAAGCTTGTTTTTGGTTCTCAGAGCAGCCTCATTTCAATTTCCCTGAGCACATTTTCATCCACAAGAGCAGATTCGACCGAGGAttgcaaaaataaaagatccaGAGAAGAACAAAGTTGCAGTTATATTGAAAGGTTCGCCGAGGCAGTGTCCACTAATCCCCATAGGGTTTTTCTAGTCGAAGACGTGGAGCAAGCCGACTATCGCTCTCAAATGGGTTTCAAGAGAGCTATCGAAAGAGGAAGAATTACCACTTCTGATTATGAAGAAGTTGGCCTTAGTGATGCTATCATCATTTTGAGTTGTGAAAGCTTCAGCTCAAGATCCAGAGCCTGCTCCCCTCTTACCAGGCAAAAATCAGAAGGGTGTGAAGAGAAGGGTACTGCTGCAGTAGTACTGGAGGAGACAAGCCCTTGTTTCTCTCTGGATTTGAACATTTCCATTGATGACGATAACGCTGTTGATCAGTCAATCGACGACATTGGGCTTCTTGATACCGTTGATAAactaattattttcaaaattcaggaattgtga